One Pectinophora gossypiella chromosome 21, ilPecGoss1.1, whole genome shotgun sequence genomic region harbors:
- the LOC126376711 gene encoding ubiquitin-conjugating enzyme E2 C, which produces MAQNINPTYASSSNPAKQNEDTIKLKDNHAVSKRLQKELMELMRCADKGISAFPESDNLFKWIGTINGPQDTVYAGHKYKLSLEFPNSYPYAPPMVKFITPCYHPNVDTCGLICLDILKDKWTALYDVRTVLLSIQSLLAEPNTQSPLNQQASYLWPNQPAYKKYLDEFYNKHKDS; this is translated from the exons ATGGCTCAAAATATCAACCCGACTTACGCTTCGTCGTCAAACCCAGCGAAACAGAACGAGGATACAATAAAACTGAAAGACAATCATGCAGTCAGCAAAAG ACTTCAGAAAGAGCTGATGGAGCTTATGCGGTGCGCGGATAAAGGGATTTCTGCGTTCCCGGAAAGTGACAATCTTTTTAAATGGATAGGCACAATCAACGGCCCGCAGGACACCGTCTACGCTGGTCATAAGTACAAATTATCTTTAGAGTTCCCTAACTCGTACCCTTACGCTCCGCCTATGGTGAAATTCATCACTCCATGCTACCATCCTAATGTAGATACTTGTGGGTTAATTTGTTTAGACATATTGAAAGATAAGTGGACGGCCTTGTATGATGTGCGCACGGTTCTGCTGTCCATACAGAGCCTGCTAGCCGAGCCCAACACACAGAGTCCGTTGAACCAACAAGCATCGTACCTGTGGCCAAACCAACCCGCCTATAAGAAGTACCTAgatgaattttataataaacataaagatTCATAG
- the LOC126376548 gene encoding actin-related protein 8, with translation MSMPANDPGLEHFQQFPSHRIIVIHPGSLYVRIGRASDLLPVKQLHCIARKRRPGGKIYRDPFVPPSVPKTKELIEELEECRLQISHTLQSCMQSNGARRYATPPQQIAAFNRRSLPECVNDGEPWPQVQCDIVVGDLVLDIDPELPYNVHFPYRRGDFNIHSEVGGSISSVLNDLYTIWSSIIEFKLGIPLIELIKYRCVLLIPDIYSRSHLKYLMSLLLKDLGFGHCFLVQESVGATFGAGIGSACVVDIGDQKTAISCVEDGISHKTTRLRMDYGSGDVCQTLSWLFHKSAFPYKDWNENIPRDVMLMRTMYEDFCHVNLDVCGPQEKTFLVDHPGDVVNKYTLQVGDECIISPLSLFYTDLLKITGLKATKIQNRQASDPEDPFDAEFLRETGRKREAVDTSANDSQQLEQVNESQPQQNPDEDIVVDTLEGVTGDVVSLAPGQVLALDAAILQSIDRCPSEELKRKMYSSILIVGGGVKVHGLNIWLQNRLALQIPYTYKTEQLEIVTSPKDIDPASTVWKGAAVMSCLESAIELWINQSEWNKFGLKVLRERAPFIW, from the coding sequence ATGAGTATGCCGGCGAACGATCCCGGTCTGGAGCATTTCCAGCAGTTTCCGTCGCACAGAATCATTGTGATCCATCCTGGGTCACTTTATGTGCGTATCGGGAGAGCCTCGGACTTGTTACCAGTGAAGCAACTGCATTGCATCGCGAGGAAACGCCGTCCGGGCGGCAAGATTTATCGAGACCCATTCGTGCCTCCTAGTGtgccaaaaacaaaagaattaaTAGAAGAGCTTGAAGAATGTCGGCTTCAAATATCGCATACACTGCAGTCGTGCATGCAGTCTAACGGGGCGAGGCGATACGCGACACCTCCGCAGCAAATAGCCGCGTTTAACCGCCGGTCCTTACCAGAATGTGTGAACGACGGCGAACCATGGCCCCAAGTACAGTGCGATATCGTTGTTGGCGACCTAGTGCTAGACATTGACCCAGAACTACCTTATAATGTCCATTTCCCATACAGAAGAGGGGATTTCAATATCCATTCAGAAGTTGGTGGCTCAATCTCATCAGTACTTAATGATTTGTACACTATTTGGAGTTCTATCATTGAGTTTAAACTAGGAATACCTTTAATAGAGCTCATAAAATACAGATGTGTGTTGCTGATACCTGATATTTATTCCAGGAGTCATTTGAAGTATTTAATGTCATTGTTACTCAAAGATTTGGGATTCGGTCACTGTTTTCTAGTGCAAGAAAGTGTTGGAGCTACTTTTGGAGCTGGTATAGGATCTGCATGTGTAGTGGATATAGGAGACCAGAAAACAGCGATTTCATGTGTTGAAGACGGCATCTCTCACAAGACAACAAGACTCAGAATGGATTATGGATCTGGAGACGTCTGTCAAACACTATCTTGGCTGTTCCACAAAAGTGCATTTCCATACAAAGATTGGAATGAGAATATTCCAAGAGACGTCATGTTGATGCGTACCATGTATGAAGATTTTTGCCATGTCAACTTGGATGTGTGTGGGCCGCAAGAAAAGACCTTTTTAGTTGACCATCCTGGTGATGTTGTCAATAAATATACCTTACAAGTAGGTGATGAGTGTATCATATCACCACTGTCGCTGTTTTACACTGATTTACTCAAAATAACAGGCCTGAAAGCTACAAAGATACAGAACAGGCAGGCAAGTGACCCAGAAGATCCTTTCGATGCAGAATTTCTAAGAGAAACAGGGAGAAAACGAGAAGCAGTTGATACATCGGCAAATGACAGCCAGCAGTTGGAACAAGTTAACGAATCTCAACCCCAACAGAATCCAGACGAAGATATTGTCGTCGACACATTAGAAGGAGTAACTGGTGACGTTGTTTCGTTAGCACCAGGACAAGTGTTGGCTTTAGACGCAGCAATATTACAAAGTATAGACCGTTGCCCCAGTGAGGAGCTAAAGCGTAAAATGTACAGCAGCATTTTAATTGTTGGTGGAGGGGTAAAAGTACATGGCCTGAACATATGGTTACAAAACCGGCTGGCTTTGCAGATTCCCTACACATACAAAACGGAGCAATTAGAAATTGTGACGTCCCCAAAAGACATTGATCCAGCCAGTACGGTATGGAAGGGGGCTGCAGTCATGTCCTGCTTAGAGTCAGCTATTGAGTTATGGATCAATCAAAGTGAATGGAACAAGTTTGGCCTTAAGGTCTTAAGAGAAAGAGCTCCATTTATTTGGTGA
- the LOC126376696 gene encoding replication stress response regulator SDE2, with protein MSCQVYFEDRFSLNIKCDNVSLLKRRISQQYGIPCEDLYITINGKIAGDDFGLKSEENVVRVCTKLVGGKGGFGSMLRAIGAQIEKTTNREACRDLSGRRLRDINEEKRLRKWLEGQEDREREAAERKQKKIERLLAEPKIEVNLASYEKERQQLPERVSAAVDAGWNAAGTSNGVKRKAEDDKPKTKKKKLWIDADLSDCSSLSDDEEDEVVKASPSHTQVSTDSGHESDQLSEVSK; from the coding sequence ATGTCGTGCCAAGTTTACTTTGAAGATCGTTTCTCACTCAATATAAAATGCGACAATGTGTCCTTATTAAAACGTAGAATTTCACAACAATATGGGATTCCTTGCGAAGACCTGTACATTACAATAAACGGGAAGATTGCGGGAGATGATTTTGGACTGAAATCTGAAGAAAATGTGGTCAGAGTGTGCACAAAATTGGTCGGAGGGAAAGGAGGATTTGGGTCCATGCTACGCGCGATAGGCGCTCAAATCGAGAAGACAACCAATCGCGAAGCATGCCGTGACCTCTCCGGGCGTCGCCTACGTGACATAAATGAAGAAAAAAGGCTTAGAAAGTGGTTAGAAGGGCAGGAAGACCGAGAACGCGAAGCGGCGGAGCGTAAGCAGAAGAAAATCGAAAGATTATTGGCTGAGCCTAAAATCGAAGTAAATCTTGCTTCGTATGAGAAAGAAAGACAACAACTGCCTGAGCGTGTCAGTGCAGCAGTAGACGCCGGCTGGAACGCTGCTGGGACGTCTAATGGTGTGAAACGCAAGGCTGAAGATGACAAGccgaaaacaaagaaaaagaagTTATGGATAGATGCAGACTTGTCTGATTGCTCATCTCTTAGCGACGACGAGGAGGATGAGGTTGTCAAAGCAAGTCCGAGTCATACACAGGTCTCTACGGACAGTGGACATGAGTCCGATCAACTGTCTGAAGTTAGCAAATAA
- the LOC126376649 gene encoding syntaxin-16, with protein MKMVSRSLTEVFVLMRNNAIHSRQIFTEHGTDSERMRLMRSSSHDMETGMETRADSHAPPPWIDALEEAHYIITRLKTKLSELQQRHERQIRRPALDDSTDQQHIGRLTAEIGRHFTHAHTHLTAIKAQVRHGNKTEQKLANNVVLALVTTLQDLSITFRMAQSNYLKSLTSREERSNAYFDLPNFEELSLDDNTELLPGLTSNQTNFLFSLPSTSGTQKNNYLEDDQAMEEAMHKQTTQKQLLLLQEENTKMVAEREEEVNKIVRSIMDLNEIFKDLGQMVNEQGTVLDRIDYNIEQTQVQVHEGYKQLQKAERYQRKNRKMHCIFILAIMIIVMIILLIIVKS; from the exons ATGAAAATGGTGTCGCGAAGTCTGACAGAGGTTTTTGTCCTTATGCGGAACAATGCAATACACAGTCGACAGATATTTACGGAACAT GGCACAGACTCCGAGCGCATGCGTCTCATGCGCTCCAGCAGCCACGACATGGAGACTGGCATGGAGACACGAGCGGATTCCCACGCGCCGCCACCCTGGATAGACGCCCTTGAAGAAGCGCACTATATTATTACAAG ATTAAAAACCAAGCTCTCCGAGCTGCAGCAGCGCCATGAGCGGCAGATCAGGCGGCCGGCGCTCGACGACAGCACGGACCAGCAACACATAGGCAGACTCACCGCCGAGATCGGGCGGCACTTCACACATGCGCACACGCACCTCACCGCTATCAAGGCGCAGGTTCGGCATG GTAACAAAACGGAACAGAAATTAGCTAACAACGTGGTACTAGCATTGGTAACAACACTACAAGACTTGAGCATAACCTTTCGTATGGCTCAATCCAACTATCTAAAGTCATTAACGTCTAGAGAAGAAAGGTCAAACGCCTATTTTGACTTGCCAAACTTCGAGGAACTAAGTCTTGACGACAACACAGAACTCCTCCCTGGCTTGACAAGCAATCAGACCAACTTTTTATTCTCCTTACCGAGCACTTCGGGCACtcaaaaaaacaattacctCGAGGACGACCAGGCTATGGAAGAGGCTATGCACAAACAGACGACCCAGAAACAGTTACTCTTGTTACAAGAGGAGAATACCAAAATGGTGGCAGAGAGGGAAGAAGAAGTAAACAAGATTGTGCGTTCAATAATGGATTTGAACGAGATCTTTAAGGATTTAGGTCAAATGGTGAATGAACAAGGTACCGTGCTGGACAGAATAGACTATAACATTGAACAAACCCAAGTACAAGTACACGAAGGCTACAAACAGTTACAAAAAGCTGAAAGATACCAAAGAAAGAATAGGAAGATgcattgtatatttattttagcaataatgATCATTGTTATGATCATACTACTAATTATTGTGAAGAGTTAG